ACGATCGAATGGTCCGTGGCATTGTCGCCGGACCGGCTCGCATTGTACAGCTATGCCCACACGCCCTGGCTGAATTGTTCGCAACGGTTGATCGACGAGAAGGAACTCCCCACTCCCGCCGACAAGCTGGCTTTGTATGAACAGGGCACGCACTGGCTGGAAGCCCTGGGGTACACCAATATCGGGATGGACCATTTCGCCAAAGCATCCGATGCGCTTTTTCTTGCCTGGAAGGCCGGGCGCCTTCACCGGAATTTTATGGGGTATACCACCCAGGCCACAGGCATGCTGCTGGGGCTGGGCGTTTCGGCGATCAGCGATACGGGTACCGCCTTTGCGCAAAACGACAAAGCCCTGGAGGGCTACTACCGGTCGGTGCGCGCCAAAAGTTCCGCGGTGCGCAAGGGCTATTTCCTTAGCGAAGGAGACCGGGTTTTCCGGAGGCACATCCTGGATATGGCCTGTAAGGGAAGGACGGTCTTCGACCCCGCATGGGCAGCCGTCTATGAAGAATGGACGATCCCGATTTTACGCGGGATGGAGACCGACGGGTTGATAACGCTGAGTGACAACGAAGTCTGTCTTACGGAAAAAGGGCGCCCCTTCCTCCGGCACGCCTGCAAGGCCTTCGACCTTCACCTTTTATACGACGAGAAGTTCCGGGGGATCCTGGCTTGCGGAAAAGCGGCGCAGTATGGAAAAACCTTTAGCAACGCTATATAATATGGAAAAGGGTACATATATGCCGGCGAAAGATGCGCTGGCGATAGTGCAAAGCGGTGACCGGGTGTTTATACACGGCAGCGCCGCGACCCCCACGCACCTGGTAAAAGCCTTGTTGGATAGATACCAGGAACTCCGGGAAGTCGAATTGGTCAGCATCACCACGATGGGTGACCTGGACTTCGACAATCCGCTTTATAGAGAAAGCTTTTTCTTCAATTCGCTGTTTGTTTCCGCCAGCACCAGGAAAGTAGCCAACAGCCTGGGCGGGGACTACGTCCCAGTGTTCCTGAGCGAGATCCCCCAGTTGTTCAAACGCGGGATACTGCCCCTGGACGTTGCCTTAATACAGGTGTCCCCCCCGGACGCCCATGGCTTCTGCAGCCTGGGCACCTCAGTGGACATCGCGCGCTCCGCGGTCGATCACGCCTCTTGCGTGATCGCGCAGGTCAACCCGCGGATGCCCAGAACGCACGGCGATGGTTTTGTCCACGTCCGGGATATCGACGCCCTGGTCACCCACGAGGAGGAACTACCGGAAATGAGATACGACGGGGGAGGGGAGATCGTCGAGAAGATCGGCGCCCACATTGCCGGGTTGATCGAGGACGGGGCTACCCTTCAGTTGGGGATCGGGAATATCCCCGACCAGGTGTTGAAGAACCTCACAGGTCACAAAGACCTGGGTTTACATACCGAAATGATGTCGGACGGGGTCATTCCGCTGATCCGGTCGGGCGTCATCAACAACCGCCGGAAAAAGCTCAACCCCGGGCGGAACGTGACGGCCTTTATGAACGGTACCCGGGCCTTGTTCGATTTTGTCGACGACAACCCCGAGATACGGGTCATGGACATCGGGTATGTGAACGATACGAGCGTGATCCGGCAAAACCCGAAAGTGACCGCGATCAACAGCGCCATAGAGATCGACCTCACCGGACAGGTGTGCGCGGACAGTATGGGTACCTACCAATACTCGGGCATCGGCGGCCAGATGGACTTTATCCGTGGCGCTTCCTTGTCCGAAGGGGGACTGCCGATCATCGCGCTACCCTCCGTAACCTCAAAGGGGATTTCAAGGATCGTGCCCTTTCTTCAGCAAGGCGCCGGTGTGGTCACGACCCGGGGCCACGTGCATTGGATCGTCACGGAATACGGGAAAGTAGACCTTTTTGGAAAAAACCTGAAGCAAAGGGCGCTTTCCCTCATAGAGCTGGCGCACCCGGATCACCGGGAGTGGCTGGACAAGGCATTTGCAAAACGGTTCGGATGAAGACTACTTTAATAAGCTGCATGCACTGCGGCGAAGATTGTCCCCCCGAACCCGTGAGGGTGGGGGACCTCGCCTTTTGTTGCGAAGGTTGCCGGATGGTGTACCAGTTGCTGGATCGAAACGGGCTTTGTACCTATTATAATTTAAACGAGCGGCCTGGGGTCAACCGGCGGATACCGGTACGGGAGGATAAATTCGCCTTTCTCGACGACGCCGGAGTTGCCGGCGGATTGGTCGATTTTTCCAGCGACACCGAAACGCATGTCCGGTTTTACCTGCCGGCCATCCATTGCAGCAGCTGTCTTTACCTGCTGGAACACCTGCATAAGCTGGAGGAGGGGATCAGCCTTTCCCGGGTGGATTTTGCCGCCAGGGAGGTGTCGGTGGTGTTCGATCCAAAACGGATGTCCCTGAGGAAACTGGCAGAATTGCTGACTTCCTTAGGGTACGAGCCCTATATCAGCCTGAAGGATTGGGGTGGGAAAAAGGCACCGGTGTCGAAGGGCCTGATCTATCAATTGGGTGTCGCCGGTTTTTGTTTTGCCAACATCATGCTCATCAGTTTCCCGGAATACCTGGGGCTGGACCATACAGAACCGGCCATCCGGTCGGTTTTCCGTTTTCTTAACCTGCTGGTTTCGCTGCCGGTGGTGTTGTACGCCGCACAACCGTTTTATATATCCGCGTGGAAAGGACTCCGGCATCGTTTTCTCAACATCGACGCCCCCATCGTGCTCGCGATTGCCGTGACCTTCGGCCGGAGCCTTTGGGAAGTGTGGACGGGCCATGGTTCCGGCTATTTCGACAGCCTGACGGGCATCGTCTTTTTTATGTTGCTGGGGAGGGTGTTGCAGGACAAGACCTACCGCCAGCTTTCCTTTGACCGGGACTATACATCCTATTTCCCCGTGGCGGTCACAGTCCTGGTGGATGGGGCGGCCACGGTAAAAACCATGCCCGCTATCCGGGCGGGGGATACCCTAAAGATCCACAGCGGAGAATTGATCCCGGCCGACGGTATCCTCACCCGGGGCCGGGCGTCGATTGACTATAGTTTTGTGACGGGAGAATCCACGCCGGTCGACAAAAGCGTGGGCGAATTGTTATACGCCGGTGGCCGCCAGGAAGGTGGGGCGATCGAGTTGTTGGTCGTGCGGGAGGTGGCGCAAAGCTACCTCACGCAGTTGTGGAACCGGAAAGGGCGCGCCGGCAGTAAGGTGTCCTTTGTCCACCCGCTGGCCCGTTATTTTACCTATATCGTCCTGTCAATTGCCGCCGGGGCAGCGTTGTACTGGATGGGACACGACCCGTCACGGATCTGGAACACCGTGACGGCGGTGCTGATCGTCGCCTGTCCCTGTGCGCTCCTGCTCTCCAGCACTTTTACAAACGGGAACCTGTTGCGCATCCTGGGACGGAACCACTTTTACCTCCGAAATGCCGAAGTGATCGAGCGCATAGCGGGCGTCGACCATATCGTTTTCGACAAAACGGGAACGCTGACAGCGCCGGGTGGCCAGGCCATGACCTGGACCGGCGAGGCGTTGAGCGAGGACGACCGGCGCCGGGTAGCTACCCTGGCGGCCCAGTCTGCCCACCCGTTGAGCCGGGCGCTGGCCCGGGAATTACAGGCAGGAGTGGCTTGTTCGGTATTGGGGTTCGAGGAGCACCCGGGAGCGGGCATCAAGGGGTTCGTTGATGGAGAACACCTATTGCTTGGGTCCGCAGAATTTGTGGGCACAACCGCGGCCCCAGTCTCCGCTCAGGGCTCGCGTGTCTATGTTTCCATCAACAGCCGCGTCGCTGGTTTTTTCGAGTGGACCAGCCCCTACAGGGCAGGCCTGCACGATCTGGTGGCCACTCTGCAACACAATTACACCCTCTCCGTCCTCTCCGGAGACAACGATCGGGAGAAAGAACGCCTGGCAGCCCTGTTGGGCCCCGCCGCCCGTCTTCACTTCCACCAGACACCGAAAGGAAAGGTAAACTACATCCGCCGCCTACAGGCCGAAGGCGACCGGGTCATGATGATCGGTGACGGTCTCAATGACGCGGGTGCGCTGGAACGAAGCGACGCCGGCATCGCCCTCACGGACGACTGCAACAACTTCACCCCCGCCAGCGACGCCATATTAAGGTCAGACCAGATACAGAAACTCCCGGCTTTTATCCGGCTTTGCCGCTCGGGGAAGCACATCATCCTGGCGAGTTTTATCCTGTCCGTCCTGTATAACCTGGCCGGTTTGTCTTTTGCCGTTAGCGGGGCACTGTCTCCTATGGTCGCGGCCATCCTGATGCCCTCCAGTTCCCTGACGATCCTGCTCGTTACGTATGGATCCAGCAGTCTTACCGCCAAGGTGTTGAAACTTTATAAAACATCGCTATGAGTGTCATCATTTTGTTACTGATCGCCAGTCTTTCCGTGGCACTTCTTTTTCTTGGCGCTTTTATCTGGGGCGTAAGGACGAAACAGTTCGACGACGGTTATGCGCCCCCGTTGCGTATGCTGTTCGACGACGAGTTGCCGGACCCACACGAGAAGGAAACCAAACCATCAAATACATAATATGCAGGTAGAAAAATTCTATTACGACAACCGGACGGTCAAATGGTTTGCCTACGCCGTTTTGTTTTGGGGCGTCGTCGGGATGCTGGCGGGGCTCTGGGCGGCAATCTCTTTGTATTATCCCGCCATGAACCTTGGCTTGCCGGCCACCACCTTCGGCCGGATGCGACCTGTTCACACCAACGCGGTCATTTTTGCTTTTGTGGGGAACGGCATTTTTATGGGAGTGTATTATTCCTTGCAACGCTTGTGCAAGGCCCGGATGTTTAGTGACGTATTGAGCAAGCTGCACTTCTGGGGCTGGCAGGCCATCATTGCGACAGGGGCGATCACGCTTTGGATGGGTAAGACCAGCGGGAAGGAATACGCGGAACTGGAATGGCCGATCGACATCGCCATCGCGGTGGTGTGGATCATTTTCGGCATCAATATGTTTGGCACGTTGCTCAAACGCAGGGAGCGACACATTTATGTTGCCATCTGGTTTTACATCGCCACCTGGGTTACCGTGGCCATGCTCCACATCGTCAATTCCGTGGAACTGCCCGTGACCCTTTGGAAAAGTTACAGCTGGTACGCCGGCGTACAGGATGCCCTGGTACAATGGTGGTACGGGCACAACGCGGTCGCGTTTTTCCTGACGACACCCTACCTGGGCCTGATGTATTATTTCCTGCCAAAGGCCGCCAACCGGCCGATCTATTCCTACCGGCTGTCCATCATACACTTCTGGGCCCTGATCTTTATCTATATCTGGGCGGGCCCCCACCACCTGTTGTACACGGCCCTTCCCGATTGGGCGCAGTCGCTCGGGGTGGTGTTCTCGGTGATGCTGATCGCCCCGAGCTGGGGCGGGATGCTCAACGGCTTGTTTACGCTGAGGGGTGCCTGGGACAAGGTACGCGAGGACCCTGTATTGAAGTTCCTGGTCGTGGCGATCACCTGTTATGGTATGGCGACGTTTGAGGGGCCGATGCTCAGCCTGAAAAACGTCAACGCCATTTCCCACTTCACCGACTGGACGATCGCTCACGTACACATAGGGGCGTTGGGCTGGAACGGCTTTTTGACCTTCGGCGTGTTGTACTGGCTGGTACCCCGTATGTGGAACA
This sequence is a window from Dinghuibacter silviterrae. Protein-coding genes within it:
- a CDS encoding acetyl-CoA hydrolase/transferase family protein, with protein sequence MEKGTYMPAKDALAIVQSGDRVFIHGSAATPTHLVKALLDRYQELREVELVSITTMGDLDFDNPLYRESFFFNSLFVSASTRKVANSLGGDYVPVFLSEIPQLFKRGILPLDVALIQVSPPDAHGFCSLGTSVDIARSAVDHASCVIAQVNPRMPRTHGDGFVHVRDIDALVTHEEELPEMRYDGGGEIVEKIGAHIAGLIEDGATLQLGIGNIPDQVLKNLTGHKDLGLHTEMMSDGVIPLIRSGVINNRRKKLNPGRNVTAFMNGTRALFDFVDDNPEIRVMDIGYVNDTSVIRQNPKVTAINSAIEIDLTGQVCADSMGTYQYSGIGGQMDFIRGASLSEGGLPIIALPSVTSKGISRIVPFLQQGAGVVTTRGHVHWIVTEYGKVDLFGKNLKQRALSLIELAHPDHREWLDKAFAKRFG
- the ccoN gene encoding cytochrome-c oxidase, cbb3-type subunit I, yielding MQVEKFYYDNRTVKWFAYAVLFWGVVGMLAGLWAAISLYYPAMNLGLPATTFGRMRPVHTNAVIFAFVGNGIFMGVYYSLQRLCKARMFSDVLSKLHFWGWQAIIATGAITLWMGKTSGKEYAELEWPIDIAIAVVWIIFGINMFGTLLKRRERHIYVAIWFYIATWVTVAMLHIVNSVELPVTLWKSYSWYAGVQDALVQWWYGHNAVAFFLTTPYLGLMYYFLPKAANRPIYSYRLSIIHFWALIFIYIWAGPHHLLYTALPDWAQSLGVVFSVMLIAPSWGGMLNGLFTLRGAWDKVREDPVLKFLVVAITCYGMATFEGPMLSLKNVNAISHFTDWTIAHVHIGALGWNGFLTFGVLYWLVPRMWNTTLYSKKLAGAHFWIGTLGIVLYAVPLYWAGFTQSMMWKSFTDEGQLKFQFLETVTHILPMYIARSIGGALYISGVFIMIYNLAKTAAQGHFVANEAAEAAALPETATTHGRAYWHRWIERRPMQMLVFSLIAVAIGGLIELVPTFLVKSNIPTISSVKPYTPLELQGRDIYVREGCYLCHSQMVRPFRDEVARYGEYSKAGEFVYDHPFQWGSKRTGPDLARVGGKYPDSWHYNHLLDPSSMSPGSIMPSYVWLFDHEIDTVDTYKKIRAMQTLGVPYPEGYAEKANEDLVKQEASIKASLKADKISTGQNKEIVALIAYLQRLGKDIKAAPKEEASADGSNVMGN
- the hemN gene encoding oxygen-independent coproporphyrinogen III oxidase; this translates as MDLSLAEKYNLPVPRYTSYPTVPFWKEGLDTDAWRANVAEGLGASKGISLYIHLPFCESLCIYCGCNKKITTNHKVEEEYIDAVLAEWAQYLDLSGKVPVIRELHLGGGTPTFFSPDNLERLINGILSRAVVHPDHSFSLEGHPNNTTRAHLDRLYGLGFRRISFGVQDLNREVQERIHRLQPFENLVRANGDARCAGFDAVNFDLIYGLPLQTLQRLAHTIEWSVALSPDRLALYSYAHTPWLNCSQRLIDEKELPTPADKLALYEQGTHWLEALGYTNIGMDHFAKASDALFLAWKAGRLHRNFMGYTTQATGMLLGLGVSAISDTGTAFAQNDKALEGYYRSVRAKSSAVRKGYFLSEGDRVFRRHILDMACKGRTVFDPAWAAVYEEWTIPILRGMETDGLITLSDNEVCLTEKGRPFLRHACKAFDLHLLYDEKFRGILACGKAAQYGKTFSNAI
- a CDS encoding heavy metal translocating P-type ATPase; protein product: MKTTLISCMHCGEDCPPEPVRVGDLAFCCEGCRMVYQLLDRNGLCTYYNLNERPGVNRRIPVREDKFAFLDDAGVAGGLVDFSSDTETHVRFYLPAIHCSSCLYLLEHLHKLEEGISLSRVDFAAREVSVVFDPKRMSLRKLAELLTSLGYEPYISLKDWGGKKAPVSKGLIYQLGVAGFCFANIMLISFPEYLGLDHTEPAIRSVFRFLNLLVSLPVVLYAAQPFYISAWKGLRHRFLNIDAPIVLAIAVTFGRSLWEVWTGHGSGYFDSLTGIVFFMLLGRVLQDKTYRQLSFDRDYTSYFPVAVTVLVDGAATVKTMPAIRAGDTLKIHSGELIPADGILTRGRASIDYSFVTGESTPVDKSVGELLYAGGRQEGGAIELLVVREVAQSYLTQLWNRKGRAGSKVSFVHPLARYFTYIVLSIAAGAALYWMGHDPSRIWNTVTAVLIVACPCALLLSSTFTNGNLLRILGRNHFYLRNAEVIERIAGVDHIVFDKTGTLTAPGGQAMTWTGEALSEDDRRRVATLAAQSAHPLSRALARELQAGVACSVLGFEEHPGAGIKGFVDGEHLLLGSAEFVGTTAAPVSAQGSRVYVSINSRVAGFFEWTSPYRAGLHDLVATLQHNYTLSVLSGDNDREKERLAALLGPAARLHFHQTPKGKVNYIRRLQAEGDRVMMIGDGLNDAGALERSDAGIALTDDCNNFTPASDAILRSDQIQKLPAFIRLCRSGKHIILASFILSVLYNLAGLSFAVSGALSPMVAAILMPSSSLTILLVTYGSSSLTAKVLKLYKTSL
- the ccoS gene encoding cbb3-type cytochrome oxidase assembly protein CcoS produces the protein MSVIILLLIASLSVALLFLGAFIWGVRTKQFDDGYAPPLRMLFDDELPDPHEKETKPSNT